From Domibacillus sp. DTU_2020_1001157_1_SI_ALB_TIR_016, a single genomic window includes:
- a CDS encoding FAD-dependent monooxygenase encodes MDTTAITSQQAGAVTLETDICIAGDGPAGMIMGLFLAKQGMNVIVLERNPDFHQPQQQNETSFTQLMYELQLLDSVDRHIKPAMQELYVFLEEEKVQQLLMKPLYKHNGHMNRMVLLALYRQAESFSNLKLLKSASVKGILFDEDVLAGVYAETDEQTYFIHSKITVGTDGEPHQQIEKAALADKSLLWMTESMGSVSEAM; translated from the coding sequence ATGGACACCACTGCAATCACAAGCCAACAAGCCGGTGCTGTGACATTGGAAACGGATATCTGTATTGCAGGAGACGGGCCGGCCGGGATGATTATGGGGCTTTTTTTAGCAAAGCAGGGCATGAATGTGATCGTGCTGGAGAGGAACCCGGATTTCCATCAGCCACAACAGCAAAATGAAACGTCGTTTACACAGCTTATGTATGAGCTTCAGCTGCTTGACAGCGTTGACCGGCATATTAAACCGGCGATGCAGGAGCTCTACGTTTTTCTGGAAGAAGAAAAAGTACAGCAGCTGCTCATGAAGCCTTTATATAAGCATAATGGACATATGAACCGAATGGTGCTGCTCGCGCTGTATCGGCAGGCTGAATCCTTTTCGAATTTAAAGCTGCTCAAAAGCGCTTCCGTCAAAGGAATTTTGTTCGATGAAGATGTGCTTGCCGGCGTATACGCTGAAACAGACGAGCAAACCTACTTTATCCATTCAAAAATCACGGTAGGAACAGACGGAGAACCGCATCAACAAATCGAAAAAGCGGCATTGGCAGATAAGAGCCTTCTCTGGATGACGGAGAGCATGGGCTCTGTATCGGAAGCAATGTAA
- a CDS encoding TetR/AcrR family transcriptional regulator, which yields MGRKRAFTEDELLDTAEALIVQHGYSSFHLKLLASHLPGARSTIYQYYANKEEVAAAVMKRAMVRALVKAGRVDETNPIQALQQLLRVYMEEADLHYFLGDARKVDVTQSEKAAQQVKDVLVMLKHLRGQLDRIFDAARKQGTIRSDIPIKVLAGLFFQLINTPNSLQLPPHEWADYLFALWYEGSGAH from the coding sequence GTGGGGCGAAAACGGGCATTTACAGAAGATGAGCTTTTGGATACGGCGGAGGCGCTTATTGTGCAGCACGGTTACAGCAGCTTTCATTTAAAGCTGCTGGCCAGCCATCTGCCAGGAGCGCGCAGTACGATTTATCAATATTACGCAAACAAAGAAGAGGTAGCAGCAGCTGTCATGAAGCGGGCAATGGTACGGGCTCTTGTAAAAGCCGGAAGAGTCGATGAAACGAACCCGATTCAAGCGCTGCAGCAGCTCTTGCGTGTATACATGGAAGAAGCGGATCTTCATTATTTTTTAGGAGACGCCCGCAAAGTGGATGTCACGCAATCTGAAAAAGCGGCACAGCAGGTAAAAGACGTACTGGTTATGCTTAAGCATTTGCGCGGACAGCTGGATCGGATTTTTGACGCCGCACGAAAACAGGGCACGATTCGTTCAGACATCCCTATTAAGGTTCTGGCCGGTTTGTTTTTTCAGCTGATTAATACACCAAATTCCCTGCAGCTGCCGCCGCATGAATGGGCGGATTACTTGTTTGCATTATGGTATGAAGGAAGCGGAGCGCATTGA
- a CDS encoding cold-shock protein, with product MEQGKVKWFNAEKGFGFIERESGDDVFVHFSAIQGDGYKSLDEGQAVTFDVEAGQRGPQATNVQKA from the coding sequence ATGGAACAAGGTAAAGTAAAATGGTTTAACGCAGAAAAAGGTTTTGGTTTCATCGAACGCGAATCTGGAGATGACGTATTCGTTCACTTCTCAGCTATTCAAGGCGATGGCTACAAATCTTTAGACGAAGGCCAAGCTGTAACATTTGATGTTGAAGCAGGTCAACGCGGACCACAAGCAACAAACGTACAAAAAGCGTAA
- a CDS encoding erythromycin esterase family protein produces MLKTEQYVDRIKQHTVRFSHAEDLSPVVQAAKNAKYVLLGEASHGTSEFYTTRAAITKRLVAEHGFSFIAVEGDWPACFEVNRYIKGQAPEYANAEEVLRSFRRWPSWMWANDEIEDLVNWLYDFNQTNEKQVGFYGMDVYSLWESMEAIVDYLEEIGSPDMEKAKRAFECFEPFHRQAEQYGISAAFYGESCMEEVMDLLKTIQQNRKTYTRDPEAALNMQVNALAAKNAESYYHAMVTNGNESWNIRDRHMVEALGFITAHYGAGSKGVIWEHNTHIGDARATDMAEENMVNVGQLTREIYGHDQVFAIGFGTHRGTVIAADRWGEEMEVMPVPEAMPGSWEDMLHKAGAFNQYILFGPENQELFRETVGHRAIGVVYHPGRERFGNYVPSRLSERYNAFIHIDKTHALSPHFFHGLL; encoded by the coding sequence ATGCTCAAAACAGAACAGTACGTGGACCGCATTAAACAGCACACTGTCCGTTTTTCGCATGCTGAAGATTTGTCTCCTGTTGTTCAAGCGGCCAAAAATGCAAAATATGTCCTGCTTGGCGAGGCATCACATGGAACATCCGAATTTTACACTACACGTGCCGCCATTACGAAACGACTGGTTGCAGAGCATGGCTTTTCCTTTATTGCAGTGGAAGGAGACTGGCCAGCCTGCTTTGAAGTGAACCGCTATATAAAAGGACAGGCGCCGGAGTATGCCAATGCGGAAGAAGTGCTTCGTTCTTTTCGCCGCTGGCCATCCTGGATGTGGGCAAACGATGAAATAGAAGACCTGGTAAATTGGCTATACGATTTTAATCAAACAAATGAAAAACAGGTTGGGTTTTATGGGATGGATGTGTACAGCCTGTGGGAATCCATGGAAGCCATTGTTGATTACTTAGAAGAAATTGGATCGCCTGATATGGAGAAAGCGAAGCGGGCATTTGAATGTTTTGAACCCTTTCACCGCCAAGCCGAGCAATATGGCATTTCTGCTGCTTTTTACGGTGAAAGCTGCATGGAAGAAGTCATGGATTTACTCAAGACCATCCAGCAAAACCGAAAAACGTACACGCGTGATCCGGAAGCAGCTCTTAATATGCAGGTAAATGCCCTTGCAGCGAAAAACGCAGAATCGTATTATCACGCAATGGTAACTAACGGAAATGAATCATGGAATATCCGTGACCGTCATATGGTAGAGGCTCTTGGATTTATTACGGCTCATTACGGAGCCGGCTCAAAAGGAGTTATATGGGAGCATAATACACATATTGGCGATGCGCGTGCCACAGATATGGCAGAGGAAAATATGGTAAACGTCGGGCAGCTGACCCGAGAAATATACGGGCATGATCAAGTATTTGCAATCGGATTTGGCACTCACCGTGGTACTGTGATCGCTGCTGACAGATGGGGAGAAGAAATGGAAGTGATGCCGGTGCCGGAAGCAATGCCTGGAAGCTGGGAAGATATGCTTCATAAGGCTGGCGCCTTTAATCAATACATTTTATTTGGCCCTGAAAACCAGGAGCTGTTTCGGGAAACAGTTGGACATCGGGCTATCGGTGTTGTTTATCACCCTGGAAGAGAACGATTTGGCAATTATGTTCCGTCGCGCTTATCCGAACGCTATAACGCTTTTATCCATATCGACAAAACGCACGCTTTGTCGCCTCACTTTTTTCATGGACTGCTTTAA
- a CDS encoding MMPL family transporter produces the protein MKKALQPLTDWVATKKGMWAVLAAWLLGIVLLSIWAPAARDYTADAFESLPEDAASIEAAKKVEEYFPDEGGTPAILVFNEENGKVEETEIARTLASIEKEVDGITGIAPFAQLPPQARAEFLSADASAAAIPVVFQEGFTSKEFEPRINQITKIAGEQSSSKVYVTGPAGIAADTTALFSRADIVLLLSTVVLILVLLIVIYRSPLLAFIPLLASGLVYAVTDRILGLYGAAGLEMSSQALSIMTILLFAAVTDYSLFVLARFREELRRHESKFDAMKWAMRETGEPVFFSGGTVLAAMLVLFFAHIRDYQNFAPLFATVMAVIMLASVTLVPALFQLFGRRSFWPKVPKAGEGEKKESGLWGRVARFVTTKPVLSGGIVLVFLLVSAFNVVNIKYEFDTLKSFPDDMPSLVGYRIIEDKFSAGDVSPTTVIYEGNGDPAALAAELNKQEGILSAIPQTSEASGNAHELTLAFEASPYSEEALDTLSGLREREEALLDDAGIEGKLFFAGETAEKLDDRELNDRDLLLIVALEIILLFILLIILTRSWKMPLYMVGTIVLSFLSALGLGLFLINALFGIDAISTRVPLYSFVFLVALGIDYNIILVSRYMEERKKHSLKAAVERAVAKTGGVISSAGIILAATFAVLMTQPIEVLFVFGFIVAVGILIDTFFVRGLLLPALILFFEKEKSRP, from the coding sequence ATGAAAAAAGCGCTCCAGCCGCTGACGGATTGGGTGGCGACAAAAAAAGGAATGTGGGCCGTGCTGGCAGCCTGGCTGCTGGGGATTGTGCTGTTAAGCATATGGGCACCGGCAGCACGTGATTATACTGCGGATGCTTTTGAGTCACTGCCAGAGGATGCAGCATCGATTGAGGCGGCAAAAAAAGTGGAAGAGTATTTCCCGGACGAAGGCGGCACGCCGGCTATTCTTGTTTTTAACGAGGAAAATGGAAAAGTAGAAGAAACGGAGATTGCCAGGACGCTCGCCTCTATTGAGAAAGAAGTAGACGGGATCACGGGCATAGCACCGTTTGCTCAGCTGCCGCCTCAGGCGCGAGCCGAGTTTTTATCGGCAGATGCCTCTGCCGCAGCTATCCCTGTTGTGTTTCAGGAAGGCTTCACCAGCAAAGAGTTTGAGCCGCGTATTAACCAGATCACAAAAATTGCTGGAGAACAATCCAGCAGTAAAGTGTATGTAACCGGGCCAGCCGGTATTGCGGCCGATACGACTGCCCTTTTTTCACGAGCAGATATTGTACTGCTGTTATCAACGGTTGTTCTTATTTTAGTTTTGCTTATTGTGATTTATCGTTCACCGCTGCTTGCGTTTATCCCACTTTTGGCATCCGGTCTCGTGTATGCAGTGACAGATCGGATACTAGGTCTTTATGGAGCCGCGGGGCTTGAGATGAGCAGTCAGGCTCTGTCTATTATGACGATTTTGTTGTTTGCGGCAGTCACTGACTACTCGCTATTTGTACTGGCGCGTTTTCGTGAAGAGCTGCGCCGCCATGAAAGCAAATTTGATGCAATGAAATGGGCTATGAGGGAAACAGGAGAGCCAGTTTTTTTCTCTGGCGGTACCGTGCTTGCAGCGATGCTTGTGTTGTTCTTTGCACATATTCGCGACTATCAAAACTTTGCGCCGCTTTTTGCCACCGTCATGGCAGTGATTATGCTTGCTTCTGTCACACTTGTGCCGGCTTTGTTTCAGTTGTTTGGACGGCGGTCGTTTTGGCCGAAGGTGCCTAAGGCGGGAGAAGGGGAGAAAAAAGAGAGCGGCCTTTGGGGGCGCGTGGCGCGTTTTGTGACAACTAAACCTGTACTCTCCGGCGGTATTGTACTTGTATTTCTTCTTGTCTCGGCTTTTAACGTAGTCAATATTAAATATGAATTTGATACATTAAAATCCTTCCCGGACGATATGCCGTCTCTTGTCGGATATCGTATCATTGAGGATAAATTTTCGGCGGGAGATGTATCGCCGACAACCGTGATTTATGAAGGAAATGGGGATCCGGCTGCTTTAGCTGCAGAGCTTAACAAACAGGAAGGTATTTTATCTGCCATCCCCCAGACATCTGAAGCATCAGGAAATGCACATGAGCTGACCCTCGCTTTCGAAGCGAGCCCTTATAGTGAAGAAGCGCTTGATACGTTGTCCGGTTTAAGAGAGCGGGAGGAGGCGCTCCTTGACGATGCGGGAATAGAAGGCAAGCTGTTTTTTGCCGGGGAAACAGCCGAGAAGCTGGATGACCGGGAGTTGAACGATCGGGATTTACTGCTTATTGTAGCGCTTGAAATTATTCTGCTTTTTATCCTGCTCATCATCCTTACGCGCTCGTGGAAAATGCCGCTTTACATGGTCGGGACGATCGTCCTGTCGTTTTTATCTGCGCTTGGCCTGGGGCTGTTTTTAATCAATGCGCTGTTTGGCATCGACGCCATCAGTACAAGAGTGCCGCTGTATTCGTTCGTGTTCCTTGTTGCGCTCGGCATCGATTATAATATTATTCTCGTTTCACGTTACATGGAAGAACGAAAAAAGCATTCGCTCAAAGCAGCAGTTGAACGGGCTGTAGCTAAAACAGGAGGGGTGATTTCATCCGCCGGTATTATATTGGCTGCTACCTTTGCCGTATTGATGACACAGCCCATTGAAGTGCTGTTTGTATTTGGATTCATCGTTGCAGTTGGCATTCTCATTGATACCTTTTTTGTAAGGGGGCTTTTGCTGCCGGCATTGATTTTATTTTTTGAGAAAGAAAAAAGCCGTCCATAA
- a CDS encoding site-specific integrase, producing MLADEYLQYDLVVCTKNGNWVHPNNFRRAFKVTVQQLGIPEIRLHDLRHTHATFLMANKVNPKIIQERLGHKNVTVTLNTYSHVLPSMQLEAAGTFDELFKSSDHSGDQ from the coding sequence GTGCTGGCAGATGAGTACCTTCAATATGATTTAGTTGTTTGTACGAAAAACGGAAACTGGGTGCATCCAAATAACTTTAGACGAGCGTTTAAAGTGACAGTTCAGCAGCTAGGCATTCCCGAAATTCGTCTTCATGATCTCAGACATACGCACGCTACGTTCTTGATGGCAAATAAGGTGAATCCTAAGATCATTCAGGAGCGGCTTGGCCACAAGAATGTAACGGTGACATTGAACACATACAGCCACGTATTACCGTCGATGCAGCTTGAAGCGGCTGGCACGTTTGATGAACTGTTCAAGTCTAGTGACCATAGTGGTGACCAATGA
- a CDS encoding colicin immunity domain-containing protein, translating to MKVLICQHLSLTIEDFEVTYLETFKKETEPMGEEIFRILNNVFESVDCYWHECLPGQETAFEISEQKLREEVYQALTKLTNALNF from the coding sequence TTGAAGGTACTCATCTGCCAGCACCTCTCGCTCACGATAGAAGACTTTGAAGTCACTTATCTTGAAACCTTCAAAAAAGAAACAGAACCGATGGGCGAGGAAATATTTCGTATCTTAAATAATGTGTTCGAATCAGTTGATTGTTATTGGCACGAGTGTCTTCCAGGTCAAGAAACTGCCTTTGAAATTTCCGAACAGAAATTAAGAGAAGAAGTATATCAGGCATTAACGAAACTAACCAATGCACTCAACTTTTAA
- a CDS encoding M50 family metallopeptidase, with amino-acid sequence MTISQAMLFVGAAILLTCIPIAGKYFRVLNTLLHEIGHVLASLLSGGGIHHVQLFWDTSGVAYTTHANRLAAIVTSLAGYPFASASAFFVAWASLNGYTGWLYYGLFMILAVSLVLWVRNWFGFLWLVAFFAGTAAIYMYASGAVQQAYMYVITAVLLVESVRSSWVIFYLSLISPQKAGDASALKRSTGISSRVWGLLFLIQALYFGIYLPGKLLAG; translated from the coding sequence ATGACAATCAGCCAGGCGATGTTGTTCGTTGGAGCAGCAATCCTTTTAACGTGTATTCCGATAGCGGGGAAATATTTTCGTGTGTTAAATACGCTTTTGCATGAGATTGGCCACGTACTCGCAAGTCTCTTGTCGGGCGGCGGCATCCACCACGTCCAGCTGTTTTGGGATACGAGCGGCGTGGCCTATACAACGCATGCCAACAGGCTCGCTGCGATTGTTACATCGCTTGCCGGCTATCCGTTCGCATCTGCCTCTGCGTTTTTTGTTGCCTGGGCATCGCTGAATGGTTATACCGGCTGGCTGTATTACGGCTTGTTTATGATTTTAGCGGTCAGTTTAGTGTTATGGGTGCGCAACTGGTTCGGCTTTCTTTGGCTTGTAGCGTTTTTCGCAGGAACCGCGGCCATTTATATGTACGCATCCGGGGCTGTTCAGCAGGCATATATGTATGTAATTACAGCGGTTTTGCTGGTGGAATCTGTCCGTAGCAGCTGGGTCATTTTTTACTTAAGCCTTATTTCTCCTCAAAAAGCGGGGGATGCTTCTGCTTTAAAGCGCTCTACCGGGATTTCAAGCCGCGTTTGGGGACTGCTTTTTTTGATTCAGGCTTTGTATTTCGGCATTTATTTACCCGGCAAGCTGCTTGCCGGGTAG
- a CDS encoding DUF7003 family protein, which produces MKAKEILQTLDSYSEDFDFPVLDNYNFDLAQCRLSVFKDEENWLIVFEIVGVDKNQNIANDLYVYGKDAEEQGFIISLDDIVTLADNRELFDDDDQFLVNPFHLDLIVNKETVVLESQAGDYAQLGIEPESFNPTKLARFLSAHCKEKFWLSTSDMFQEIDAVPSLTLFYQTEGWEHIDEEKPSENHFFQSLANAIELNDKNVIHEENPNTHWSNWTWSDFEKQDEE; this is translated from the coding sequence ATGAAAGCAAAAGAAATACTTCAAACATTAGACAGCTATTCAGAAGACTTTGATTTTCCAGTATTGGATAATTACAATTTCGATTTAGCTCAATGCAGGCTATCGGTTTTTAAAGATGAAGAAAACTGGCTTATTGTATTCGAAATCGTAGGTGTCGATAAAAACCAAAACATTGCTAATGATCTTTATGTTTACGGGAAGGATGCCGAGGAACAAGGGTTTATTATCAGTTTAGACGATATTGTGACTTTAGCAGACAATAGAGAACTATTTGATGATGACGATCAATTTTTAGTGAATCCCTTCCACTTAGATTTGATTGTAAACAAAGAGACAGTTGTCCTAGAATCTCAGGCTGGAGATTACGCACAGTTAGGAATTGAACCCGAATCCTTTAATCCAACCAAACTGGCTCGCTTTTTGAGTGCTCATTGCAAAGAAAAATTTTGGCTGAGCACTTCGGACATGTTTCAAGAGATTGATGCTGTCCCTTCCCTTACTTTATTTTACCAAACGGAAGGGTGGGAACACATAGATGAGGAAAAACCAAGTGAAAATCATTTCTTTCAAAGCCTTGCAAACGCTATTGAGCTAAATGATAAAAATGTAATACATGAAGAAAATCCAAACACTCATTGGTCAAACTGGACATGGAGTGATTTTGAAAAACAGGACGAAGAGTGA
- a CDS encoding DUF378 domain-containing protein, with the protein MKGLDSVALILLIVGGINWLLVGLLQFDLVASIFGGQDALLARIVYILVGLSALYSLKFLSLINRDNARRTTH; encoded by the coding sequence ATGAAGGGTCTTGATTCTGTTGCACTCATTTTGTTGATTGTCGGTGGTATTAACTGGCTTCTTGTCGGTTTGCTGCAATTTGACTTAGTGGCTTCCATTTTCGGTGGACAAGATGCTCTTCTGGCAAGAATCGTTTACATTCTTGTTGGACTATCTGCATTATATTCACTAAAATTTCTGTCGCTTATCAACCGGGACAATGCACGTCGCACTACTCACTAA
- the metH gene encoding methionine synthase, giving the protein MTTHLIEQELKKRILLIDGAMGTMLQNADLTPEDFGGEEYDGCNENLVLTRPDVIERIHREYLEAGADIIATNTFGGTPVVLDEYDLGDQAYEINLRAVQIARKAVDEFSTPDWPRFVAGAMGPTTKTLSVTGGITFDALVDDFELQAKALIEGGADLILMETSQDMLNVKAGTLGIRRAFDAAGVELPVMISGTIEPMGTTLAGQNIEAFYISIEHIKPLSVGLNCATGPEFMTDHIRSLSDLATSYVSCYPNAGLPDEEGRYHESPDSLAQKLSAFADKGWLNIVGGCCGTTPEHIRVMREAVKDKQPRVSPEHPHGHAVSGIEPLLYDDSMRPLFIGERTNVIGSRKFKRLIVEGKFEEASEIARAQVKGGAHVIDICLANPDREELDDIKAFMAEVVKKVKVPLVIDSTDEKVIEEALKFSQGKAIINSINLEDGEERFDAVMPLVKKYGASVVVGTIDEEGMAVTRERKLEIAIRSHDLLVEKWGLAPEDIIFDPLVFPVGTGDEQYIGSAVETIEGIRLIKERLPKCLTVLGVSNVSFGLPPVGREVLNAVYLYHCTQAGLDYAIVNTEKLERYASIPEEEIKLADNLLFTTTDETLAVFTDFYRDRKKEKKEADMPKTVPERLSYYVVEGTKEGLLPDLEAARGMYDDPLDIINGPLMKGMAEVGRLFNDNQLIVAEVLQSAEVMKASVAYLEQFMEKKEDDTGKGKVILATVKGDVHDIGKNLVDIILSNNGFKVIDVGIKVTPQALIDVIRKEKPDMVGLSGLLVKSAQQMVITAQDFKSADIDVPILVGGAALSRRFTETKISPEYSGPVLYAKDAMDGLDIANRLQNAEQKVTLLQELEEKKEKRKAVEAYRDERKEQAVAVAPKPVKTVREDVPVFVPRDTRRRVLKDYAISHLKPYVNMQTLIGHHLGMKGNVKKLLEEKNEKAIQLHETVTGFLNEGTLKTAAVYQFFPAQSQGDDVIVYDPADAKTEIERFTFPRQEKEPFLCLADYVKSVESGEMDYVGFFVVTAGFGVRNAAVKLREEGKFLDSHALQSTALELAEGFAERIHQEMRDQWGFPDPVDFTMRERFAAKYQGQRFSFGYPACPNLEDQEKLFGLIQPEEIGVHLTEGFMMEPEASVSAIVFAHPDARYFNVH; this is encoded by the coding sequence GGGCGCGGACATTATTGCGACGAATACGTTCGGAGGCACTCCGGTTGTATTAGATGAGTACGACCTCGGTGATCAAGCATACGAAATCAACCTGCGCGCCGTACAAATTGCCCGAAAAGCCGTAGACGAATTTTCAACGCCGGACTGGCCCCGCTTTGTCGCCGGCGCAATGGGACCGACAACGAAAACATTGTCTGTCACCGGTGGTATTACCTTTGACGCGCTTGTTGATGACTTTGAGCTGCAGGCAAAAGCGCTGATTGAAGGCGGCGCGGATTTGATCTTAATGGAAACGAGCCAGGATATGCTGAATGTAAAAGCCGGTACACTTGGCATCCGCCGCGCTTTTGATGCAGCGGGCGTGGAGCTTCCGGTAATGATTTCAGGCACCATTGAGCCAATGGGCACGACGCTTGCCGGACAGAATATTGAAGCCTTTTACATTTCAATTGAGCATATTAAGCCGCTCTCTGTCGGCTTAAACTGCGCCACTGGCCCAGAGTTTATGACCGATCATATTCGTTCTCTATCTGACCTTGCGACAAGCTATGTAAGTTGTTATCCAAATGCCGGTCTTCCCGATGAGGAAGGTCGTTATCATGAATCACCAGACTCACTGGCGCAAAAATTGTCGGCTTTCGCCGATAAAGGCTGGCTGAATATCGTTGGCGGCTGCTGCGGTACAACGCCTGAACATATCCGGGTTATGCGGGAAGCGGTCAAGGATAAACAGCCGCGCGTATCGCCTGAACATCCACACGGACATGCTGTTTCGGGCATTGAGCCGCTTTTATATGACGATTCCATGCGTCCCCTTTTCATTGGAGAGCGGACAAATGTAATCGGCTCGCGTAAGTTCAAGCGGCTCATCGTCGAAGGAAAATTCGAGGAAGCTTCTGAAATTGCCCGGGCGCAGGTGAAAGGCGGCGCCCATGTCATTGACATCTGTCTGGCTAACCCAGACCGCGAAGAGCTGGACGACATAAAAGCATTTATGGCAGAAGTCGTTAAAAAAGTGAAAGTCCCTCTTGTAATCGACTCTACCGATGAAAAAGTCATTGAAGAAGCATTGAAATTTTCACAAGGTAAGGCCATTATTAACTCGATTAACTTAGAAGATGGTGAAGAACGCTTTGATGCGGTGATGCCGCTTGTGAAAAAGTATGGTGCGTCAGTAGTGGTTGGGACAATTGATGAAGAAGGAATGGCCGTTACACGCGAGCGCAAGCTAGAGATCGCCATTCGCTCACATGATTTGCTTGTAGAAAAATGGGGCCTTGCACCAGAAGATATTATTTTCGACCCGCTTGTCTTCCCTGTCGGCACAGGTGACGAGCAGTATATCGGCTCTGCTGTTGAAACCATCGAAGGGATCCGCCTGATTAAAGAACGGCTTCCGAAATGCTTAACTGTTCTCGGCGTAAGTAACGTGTCATTCGGCCTTCCTCCTGTCGGCCGTGAAGTGCTGAACGCCGTGTACCTGTACCACTGTACGCAGGCAGGTCTTGATTACGCGATTGTTAACACGGAAAAGCTCGAACGGTATGCCTCGATTCCAGAAGAAGAAATCAAGCTTGCCGATAATTTACTGTTTACGACAACCGACGAAACACTTGCGGTGTTCACTGACTTTTACCGTGACAGAAAAAAAGAGAAAAAAGAAGCAGACATGCCGAAAACCGTGCCGGAGCGGTTAAGCTATTACGTGGTTGAAGGTACAAAAGAAGGCCTTCTGCCTGACCTTGAAGCGGCACGTGGTATGTACGATGATCCGCTTGATATCATTAACGGCCCGCTCATGAAAGGAATGGCTGAAGTTGGCCGGCTGTTTAACGACAACCAGCTGATTGTTGCCGAGGTTCTGCAAAGTGCAGAAGTCATGAAAGCATCCGTTGCTTACCTCGAGCAGTTTATGGAGAAAAAAGAAGACGATACAGGAAAAGGCAAAGTTATTTTGGCTACCGTCAAAGGTGATGTGCATGACATCGGTAAAAACCTCGTCGATATCATTTTAAGCAACAACGGCTTTAAAGTAATTGACGTCGGCATTAAAGTAACACCACAGGCATTGATTGACGTGATTCGTAAAGAAAAGCCGGATATGGTCGGCCTGTCAGGACTACTTGTTAAGTCCGCCCAGCAAATGGTGATTACTGCCCAGGATTTTAAATCAGCGGATATTGATGTCCCTATTTTAGTTGGCGGCGCCGCTCTGTCACGCCGGTTTACCGAAACAAAAATTTCCCCGGAATACAGCGGGCCGGTTTTGTATGCCAAAGATGCGATGGATGGGCTTGATATTGCCAACCGCCTGCAAAATGCTGAACAAAAAGTGACGCTTTTGCAGGAGCTTGAAGAGAAAAAAGAAAAACGAAAAGCGGTTGAAGCGTACCGCGACGAACGAAAAGAGCAGGCTGTTGCCGTCGCGCCGAAACCGGTAAAAACAGTCCGTGAAGACGTTCCTGTTTTTGTTCCTCGTGATACACGCCGCCGCGTGCTGAAGGATTATGCAATTTCACACTTGAAACCGTATGTGAACATGCAGACATTAATCGGCCATCACCTCGGCATGAAAGGCAATGTGAAAAAGCTGCTCGAAGAAAAAAATGAAAAAGCGATTCAGCTTCATGAAACCGTGACAGGCTTTTTGAACGAGGGCACCTTAAAAACAGCAGCTGTGTATCAATTTTTCCCGGCACAGTCTCAAGGTGATGATGTAATTGTTTATGACCCGGCGGATGCGAAAACGGAAATCGAACGATTCACTTTCCCGCGTCAGGAAAAAGAGCCGTTCCTCTGCCTGGCTGATTACGTAAAATCAGTCGAAAGCGGCGAAATGGATTACGTTGGCTTTTTTGTGGTAACAGCCGGCTTCGGTGTCCGGAATGCGGCCGTTAAGCTGCGCGAGGAAGGCAAGTTTTTAGACAGCCACGCCCTTCAGTCCACCGCGCTTGAGCTCGCAGAAGGCTTTGCTGAACGTATTCACCAGGAAATGCGCGACCAATGGGGCTTCCCGGATCCTGTTGACTTTACGATGCGTGAACGATTCGCAGCCAAATACCAGGGCCAGCGTTTTTCATTCGGGTATCCAGCTTGTCCGAACCTTGAAGACCAGGAAAAACTGTTTGGCCTGATCCAGCCGGAAGAAATCGGTGTTCATTTAACGGAAGGCTTTATGATGGAGCCGGAAGCATCCGTTTCCGCCATTGTCTTTGCTCATCCGGATGCCCGTTATTTTAACGTTCATTAA